Proteins encoded together in one Impatiens glandulifera chromosome 1, dImpGla2.1, whole genome shotgun sequence window:
- the LOC124918698 gene encoding ferric reduction oxidase 2-like, giving the protein MKKSSSNSNQGLVTDAIRAVIMALVVIIFIGYIFIWFMTPTNLYRKKWLPLMRIKANSTYFGNQGPVILVYTFPVLLVAIMSGVYLHLGTKNNNNLQSENEKTKSIIRLGAAWKRPMVMKGLGIVSRIEFAFFVMFIALLTWSLSTYLHNSFATITTKSLQKSGHKMWEAKLENAGLRLGLVGNIILSFLFYPVTRGSSILPIIGLTSESSVKYHIWLGHLTLIFYTAHGICYIVYWAATNQSSEMLKWAKHDISNLAGEIALLCGLAMWVTAIPRIRRKAFELFFYTHQLYALFVIFFVLHVGLAFPCIMLPGFFLFLVDRFLRFLQSRSSVRLVSARLLPCDVVQLDFSKTRGLNYNPTSIMFLNVPSISKMQWHPFTVASSSSLEPEKLSVIIKCDGNWSRKLFKTLSNKSMVDRLDVAIEGPYGPVSNRFLSHNALIMVSGGSGITPFISIIRELIFLSETLKTPEILLIAVFKNSSDLTMLELMLPCSGSPTFPSNFNLRIEAYVTRQKQPPPPGTLTKASVQTVYLKPAPSDAPISPVLGPNSWLWLSVIICSSFVMFLIFMGIMTRYYIYPIDHNTNHIYSYTSRALLNMVIICASISVTASAAFYWNKKQLARDTNQILNVEGATPMASPCFNVGAAERELESLPHESLLESTTVHYGERPDLKRILFERKERSIGVLASGPRQMRGEVARICSAGLEDNLHFESISFSW; this is encoded by the exons ATGAAGAAATCATCATCCAACTCCAACCAAGGACTAGTCACCGATGCCATTCGAGCTGTGATTATGGCGTTGGTGGTGATAATCTTCATAGGATATATCTTCATCTGGTTCATGACTCCTACTAATCTCTACCGAAAAAAATGGCTTCCTCTCATGAGAATCAAAGCTAATTCAACTTACTTTGGAAATCAAG GTCCTGTCATATTAGTTTACACTTTTCCAGTGCTATTGGTTGCTATCATGAGTGGTGTCTATCTCCACTTGGGGaccaaaaataataacaatctccaaag TGAGAATGAGAAAACCAAGTCGATAATTCGGTTAGGAGCTGCATGGAAGCGGCCCATGGTTATGAAAGGGCTCGGAATCGTGTCTCGTATAGAGTTTGCTTTCTTTGTTATGTTCATCGCTCTCCTCACTTGGTCTCTCTCCACCTATTTGCACAATTCCTTTGCGACTATCACTACAAAGTCGCTTCAAAAGTCTGGCCATAAGAT GTGGGAAGCAAAGTTGGAGAATGCGGGTCTAAGGCTAGGGCTTGTTGGGAATATAATATTGTCGTTTCTCTTCTATCCGGTTACTCGAGGATCATCCATTCTCCCCATAATCGGGCTGACATCGGAATCCAGCGTTAAGTACCACATATGGCTCGGCCACCTCACTCTTATCTTCTACACCGCACATGGAATTTGCTATATAGTATATTGGGCCGCCACAAACCAATCATCCGAG ATGTTGAAATGGGCAAAGCATGATATATCAAACCTAGCCGGAGAGATAGCTTTGTTGTGTGGGTTGGCAATGTGGGTGACCGCGATTCCTCGAATAAGACGAAAGGCGTTTGAGCTCTTCTTCTACACACACCAACTTTATGCTCTTTTCGTCATCTTCTTTGTGTTACACGTTGGCCTTGCCTTTCCTTGTATAATGCTTCCGGggttctttctcttcctcgtaGACCGTTTTCTTCGTTTCTTGCAGTCAAGAAGTTCCGTTAGATTGGTTTCCGCTAGACTCCTTCCATGTGATGTTGTGCAACTCGACTTCTCCAAGACCCGAG gtcTAAATTATAATCCTACAAGCATAATGTTCTTGAATGTGCCTAGCATCTCCAAGATGCAATGGCATCCTTTCACCGTCGCCTCCAGCAGCAGCCTCGAACCCGAGAAATTAAGCGTTATCATTAAATGTGACGGAAACTGGTCAAGAAAGCTTTTTAAGACGCTCTCTAATAAGTCTATGGTTGATCGACTCGATGTTGCCATAGAAGGACCTTATGGACCCGTTTCAAACCGCTTTCTAAG TCACAATGCTCTGATAATGGTGAGCGGAGGGAGTGGCATAACCCCGTTCATCTCCATAATAAGAGAGCTCATTTTCCTTAGCGAAACCCTAAAAACACCCGAAATCCTCCTCATCGCTGTATTCAAAAACTCTTCCGACCTTACAATGCTAGAGCTCATGCTTCCATGTTCTGGTTCTCCTACATTTCCCTCCAACTTCAACCTCAGAATCGAGGCCTATGTCACCCGACAGAAACAACCGCCACCACCCGGAACCCTAACAAAAGCATCTGTTCAAACCGTGTATCTCAAACCAGCCCCCTCGGATGCTCCCATCTCTCCCGTTCTCGGGCCCAACAGTTGGCTGTGGCTTTCGGTCATCATATGTTCATCCTTCGTAATGTTCCTCATCTTCATGGGGATTATGACCCGATACTACATATACCCGATCGATCACAACACTAATCATATTTACTCTTATACTTCCCGGGCTCTTCTCAACATGGTTATCATATGCGCATCAATTTCAGTCACTGCGAGTGCAGCGTTTTACTGGAACAAGAAGCAGCTCGCTCGAGATACAAATCAAATCCTGAACGTTGAAGGAGCAACGCCGATGGCTTCACCCTGCTTCAATGTTGGAGCTGCGGAAAGGGAATTGGAGTCTCTTCCTCATGAATCACTTCTCGAGTCCACAACAGTTCACTATGGTGAAAGGCCTGATCTTAAGA GAATTTTGTTCGAGAGGAAAGAGAGGAGCATTGGAGTTCTAGCGTCTGGGCCGAGGCAAATGCGTGGAGAGGTGGCTCGAATATGTTCAGCCGGCCTGGAAGATAACCTTCACTTTGAGTCCATTAGCTTCAGTTGGTGA